A region of Armatimonadota bacterium DNA encodes the following proteins:
- a CDS encoding polyamine aminopropyltransferase yields MQTLTYPIRSDKLTMTVAVEAHVASVGSPFQQIDIYRTTELGHMLFLDGHVQLAEFDEHAYHESFAHIPLSGMASPKSALIVGGGDGGLLRELCRHSFSTIHMVEIDDMVVATCRDHLPGLSHGAFDDPRVQIFYEDAFAFLKNPPQRYDAIYIDATDVYEEEDGSLSEQLFTGGFYRDCRNALTEGGIVATQADNPVFCPYSAAPLLGQFEAAFGQSGFYWCLVPSFGGYSGFVWGSPQHRPAKSRQLPADLATRYLDDLTYRLAFSPLPFGDLAPKP; encoded by the coding sequence GTGCAAACTTTGACCTACCCGATCCGGAGCGACAAGCTGACAATGACCGTCGCCGTGGAAGCCCATGTGGCCAGCGTCGGCTCCCCGTTCCAGCAGATCGACATCTACCGGACTACTGAATTGGGGCACATGTTATTTTTGGACGGCCATGTGCAACTGGCCGAATTCGACGAGCACGCCTATCACGAATCCTTCGCCCACATCCCCCTTTCTGGCATGGCCTCACCAAAGAGCGCGCTGATCGTCGGCGGGGGCGACGGGGGATTGCTTCGGGAACTTTGCCGCCATTCATTTTCAACCATCCACATGGTGGAAATTGACGATATGGTGGTCGCCACCTGCCGCGACCACCTTCCCGGGTTGAGCCACGGTGCGTTCGATGACCCTCGCGTGCAGATATTCTACGAAGACGCCTTCGCCTTCCTCAAAAACCCTCCACAACGGTACGATGCCATTTACATCGACGCGACCGATGTTTACGAAGAAGAAGACGGTTCGTTGAGCGAGCAACTGTTCACGGGCGGGTTCTACCGCGATTGCCGGAATGCGTTGACCGAAGGTGGGATTGTTGCCACCCAGGCCGACAACCCGGTTTTTTGTCCCTATTCGGCGGCGCCCTTGCTCGGCCAGTTTGAAGCGGCGTTTGGCCAATCGGGGTTCTATTGGTGCCTGGTGCCCAGTTTTGGCGGGTATTCCGGATTTGTGTGGGGGAGCCCGCAACACCGTCCGGCGAAATCCCGGCAACTGCCCGCCGACCTCGCCACCCGGTATCTGGACGACCTGACCTACCGGCTGGCGTTTAGCCCGCTGCCGTTTGGTGACCTCGCGCCCAAACCGTAG
- a CDS encoding matrixin family metalloprotease: MPALLPFALAFLLSPQTGWEARPNRPLEVPAEVHKNVVETLNDALEAQSKRDYQLSLALLHGVIYQGGVKVAVDPRYPAPNAAAKEGLDRALRTWEQSLGNDDPIRFVSDPASAEVKIQFVDKVPRSGHDALGLIELKKEYRWNNSRYETIVSGTIYIQTHFEKVPLDTTQYSEVAAHELGHLLGLEDMPNTGQLMGPMLLDKPVPTPNRREVSAVQFVRNQARRQWNSVLDSMQKDAGSRLGSFQLVQKSHYLACCTGG, translated from the coding sequence ATGCCCGCCTTGTTGCCCTTTGCCCTCGCCTTTCTGCTTTCCCCCCAAACAGGTTGGGAAGCACGGCCTAACCGGCCGCTCGAAGTCCCCGCCGAAGTCCACAAGAACGTCGTGGAGACTTTGAACGACGCCTTGGAAGCCCAATCCAAACGGGACTACCAACTTTCGTTGGCCTTGTTGCACGGCGTCATCTACCAAGGCGGGGTCAAAGTCGCCGTGGATCCCCGGTATCCGGCCCCTAACGCGGCCGCCAAGGAAGGTCTCGACCGGGCCCTGCGCACATGGGAACAGTCGCTGGGCAACGATGACCCAATCCGTTTTGTCTCCGATCCGGCCTCGGCCGAGGTCAAGATCCAGTTCGTCGACAAGGTGCCCCGGTCGGGCCACGATGCCCTGGGGCTCATTGAACTCAAAAAGGAATACCGGTGGAACAACTCCCGGTACGAAACAATCGTCTCGGGCACCATTTACATTCAGACCCACTTTGAAAAAGTCCCGCTGGATACCACCCAGTACAGCGAGGTGGCGGCCCACGAGCTTGGCCACCTGCTGGGTCTGGAGGACATGCCCAATACTGGGCAATTGATGGGGCCGATGTTGCTGGACAAGCCCGTGCCGACCCCCAACCGGCGCGAAGTTTCGGCCGTGCAATTTGTGCGGAACCAAGCCCGCCGGCAATGGAACAGCGTTTTGGATTCGATGCAAAAAGATGCTGGTTCCAGGCTGGGCTCATTCCAGCTGGTGCAAAAATCGCACTATCTGGCATGTTGCACAGGAGGCTAA
- a CDS encoding winged helix-turn-helix transcriptional regulator has protein sequence MPESQIGPLIATIYELQSSWLEPRLKKSGMRWTTFQLLATVMAAGDGASQAEVARRLGVAPATLSESVHAHVDSGHLLQEPSPGDRRKKILRLTPSAKKRMGEVGKHVRELESRMSRSLQGQELSDLEKMLEKVVENLEGEP, from the coding sequence GTGCCGGAAAGCCAAATCGGGCCCCTCATCGCCACGATCTACGAACTCCAATCATCCTGGTTGGAGCCCCGACTCAAGAAATCCGGCATGCGGTGGACGACATTCCAACTGCTTGCCACGGTTATGGCCGCCGGAGACGGGGCCTCCCAAGCCGAGGTGGCCCGACGGCTTGGCGTCGCCCCCGCCACACTCAGCGAGTCCGTCCACGCCCACGTGGATTCTGGTCACCTACTCCAAGAACCTTCGCCTGGAGACCGCCGCAAGAAGATCCTCCGCCTCACGCCGTCTGCCAAGAAAAGGATGGGCGAAGTGGGGAAACACGTCCGGGAACTGGAATCGCGGATGTCCCGTTCGCTCCAAGGCCAAGAGCTTTCGGATTTGGAGAAGATGTTGGAAAAAGTCGTTGAAAACCTGGAGGGGGAACCGTAA
- a CDS encoding aminoacyl-tRNA hydrolase gives MGFFKKKSPKVYPKKLVVGLGNPGPQYSHTRHNVGFDIIDLVAKRHGVKVNTGRRQALIAEVEILGVAVALVKPMTFMNLSGRAVKDLAAAYGIGPADILVVTDDLDLPTGTLKMKPKGSSGGHNGHKSIIASLGTDEYPRIKIGIGKSGETIDHVLGRFDPDERAAVERVFETAANGIESWLSDGLERAMNLVNQV, from the coding sequence GTGGGATTCTTCAAGAAGAAGTCGCCCAAGGTCTATCCCAAGAAACTCGTGGTCGGTCTTGGTAACCCGGGCCCCCAATATTCCCACACCCGGCACAACGTGGGGTTCGACATCATTGACCTTGTGGCAAAGAGACATGGCGTTAAAGTCAACACGGGCCGTCGCCAAGCCCTGATCGCGGAGGTCGAAATTCTTGGCGTGGCGGTCGCCTTGGTCAAACCGATGACATTCATGAACCTTAGCGGTCGCGCGGTGAAAGACCTGGCCGCGGCCTATGGGATCGGCCCCGCCGATATCCTTGTTGTGACCGACGACCTCGATTTGCCAACCGGCACCCTGAAAATGAAGCCCAAGGGCAGCAGCGGGGGCCACAACGGACACAAATCAATCATCGCTTCGCTGGGCACCGACGAATACCCCCGGATCAAGATCGGCATCGGGAAGTCGGGGGAAACAATCGACCATGTGCTTGGCCGGTTCGACCCAGATGAACGGGCCGCCGTCGAAAGGGTTTTCGAAACCGCGGCCAATGGCATCGAATCTTGGTTGAGTGACGGGCTTGAGCGCGCAATGAACTTGGTGAACCAGGTCTAA
- a CDS encoding undecaprenyl-diphosphate phosphatase, producing MGILEAVVLGIVQGLTEFLPISSSGHLLLVPSLFGWDDAGSGFTAVIQLGTLLAVLIYFWGDIVQVFKGWVAGFRDPGHRGHDWNLGWGVILGTLPIAVLGLLLEKKIDKDFRTATVVAGSLVAFGLLMGVADHFGKKDRDLKNFRVLDGVLMGLWQCLALIPGSSRSGSTITGGLFGGFDRATAARVSFLLSIPSVAASGLYKLIKEKDNLMVEGAVPTLVATVVSFVVGWVAISWLMKLLQTKSLWPFAIYRVVLGVVVLLTAASAISRS from the coding sequence ATGGGGATCTTAGAAGCGGTCGTCCTTGGCATTGTGCAGGGCCTTACCGAATTCCTGCCAATCAGCTCCAGCGGCCACCTGCTGCTCGTCCCCTCGCTGTTCGGGTGGGATGATGCGGGGAGCGGCTTCACCGCAGTCATCCAGTTGGGCACGCTGCTGGCCGTGCTGATCTACTTTTGGGGGGACATCGTTCAGGTCTTTAAGGGCTGGGTCGCCGGATTCCGCGATCCCGGCCACCGGGGCCATGATTGGAACTTGGGTTGGGGTGTCATTCTTGGAACCCTCCCCATCGCCGTGCTCGGCTTGTTGCTGGAGAAAAAAATCGACAAGGATTTCCGCACGGCGACGGTTGTTGCTGGTTCCCTGGTGGCTTTTGGGCTACTGATGGGTGTTGCGGACCACTTTGGGAAAAAGGATCGCGACCTTAAGAACTTCCGGGTCTTGGATGGCGTGCTGATGGGGCTTTGGCAGTGCCTGGCTTTGATCCCGGGTTCCAGCCGGAGCGGTTCCACAATCACCGGTGGGCTGTTCGGGGGCTTCGACCGGGCGACCGCCGCCCGGGTTTCATTTCTCCTCTCCATCCCCAGCGTCGCGGCAAGCGGGCTCTACAAACTTATCAAAGAAAAGGACAACCTGATGGTCGAAGGGGCGGTGCCGACCTTGGTGGCGACGGTCGTGTCTTTTGTAGTTGGGTGGGTAGCCATTTCTTGGCTGATGAAGCTGTTGCAGACGAAGTCGCTCTGGCCCTTTGCCATCTATCGGGTGGTGTTGGGGGTTGTGGTTCTCCTCACCGCCGCTTCTGCCATTTCGAGGTCATGA
- the wecB gene encoding UDP-N-acetylglucosamine 2-epimerase (non-hydrolyzing) translates to MAKPKVLFVVGTRPDAIKTAPVVVEFQRYSDQVETVLVSTGQHREMLQQALAAFGLRPDHDLDVMAHGQTLAGVTQKVLGGLDGILEAEAPNLVFAQGDTTTTFVAGLASFYRQIPFAHIEAGLRTPDIFNPFPEEFNRRAVGLFAALHFPPTTWSAENLLREGVPSSKIFVTGNTGIDAVLHTAKAVDKDWYPEWEGRVVLLTTHRRENWGEPQLQIARAARRLVDHFPDLKLVVAMHRNPVVRKTLTSILAGHERIDLIEPPDYADFVKLMQRAHLILTDSGGVQEEAPTFGIPVLVLRTTTERPEGVERGTAKLVGTGEDDVYLAAAFLLEDGASYQEMAHAVSPYGDGRAAQRIRFAALNHLGIESPAEESWGS, encoded by the coding sequence ATGGCTAAGCCCAAAGTGCTCTTTGTCGTCGGCACCCGGCCCGATGCGATTAAAACCGCGCCCGTCGTTGTGGAATTCCAGCGGTACTCTGACCAGGTCGAGACGGTGCTGGTCAGCACGGGGCAACACCGCGAAATGCTCCAACAGGCCCTGGCCGCATTTGGCCTGAGACCCGACCACGACCTCGACGTGATGGCGCACGGCCAAACCCTTGCCGGCGTTACCCAAAAAGTCCTGGGGGGACTGGATGGGATCTTGGAAGCCGAGGCACCAAACCTGGTTTTTGCCCAAGGCGACACCACAACGACATTTGTTGCCGGATTGGCCAGCTTCTACCGGCAAATCCCGTTTGCCCATATCGAAGCCGGACTCCGCACTCCCGACATTTTTAACCCTTTCCCCGAAGAGTTCAACCGTCGCGCCGTGGGGTTGTTTGCCGCCCTCCACTTTCCGCCAACAACCTGGAGTGCCGAAAACCTGCTCCGAGAAGGCGTCCCGAGCTCCAAGATCTTTGTGACGGGGAACACGGGGATCGACGCCGTGCTCCACACCGCCAAAGCTGTCGACAAGGATTGGTATCCCGAATGGGAGGGCAGGGTGGTGCTCTTGACCACCCACCGCCGCGAAAACTGGGGTGAACCCCAGCTCCAAATCGCCCGGGCGGCCCGACGGTTGGTCGATCATTTCCCCGATCTCAAACTGGTTGTGGCGATGCACCGCAACCCGGTTGTGCGCAAAACCCTCACTTCGATTCTGGCGGGGCATGAGCGGATCGACCTGATCGAACCGCCCGACTACGCCGACTTTGTGAAACTGATGCAACGGGCACACCTGATCCTCACCGATTCCGGCGGAGTTCAAGAAGAAGCCCCGACATTTGGCATCCCGGTGCTCGTCTTGCGCACGACCACGGAGCGGCCAGAAGGAGTCGAGCGTGGCACGGCTAAGCTGGTGGGCACCGGGGAAGACGACGTGTACCTTGCGGCCGCTTTCCTCTTGGAAGATGGGGCGTCTTACCAGGAGATGGCACACGCGGTCTCCCCTTATGGCGACGGGCGGGCGGCGCAGAGGATCCGGTTTGCCGCCTTAAACCACCTGGGAATCGAAAGCCCGGCGGAGGAATCATGGGGATCTTAG
- a CDS encoding undecaprenyl/decaprenyl-phosphate alpha-N-acetylglucosaminyl 1-phosphate transferase, which translates to MNAFWHMLCDSLPKGGLGGFGTPLATAFIAMAVVLVTTPFAMKLAQKFGAMDDPTRDERRVHTQVTPRWGGLPVWLGIVVAWAAVLPFAYPQVPVPPYLMCVFVASLIVLAMGLMDDVKPLSAKAQLLILLAAGFGVQALGSDVGRVHVAGVNLAGHWIDFGWWSYPLTAVYIFVVSKTMDTIDGIDGLASGIATISAGTIGVIGVIEGQPRVAILAMAVAGACLGFLRYNYNPAKIFLAGGAPVVGFLLASLSVVGTMKTAATLALAIPIFIFGIPLFDAGFVVVRRLLSGSPISSPDKRHVHHTLLKFGFTQKQAVWILYLAAIALSGVILFLVRSNG; encoded by the coding sequence GTGAACGCCTTCTGGCACATGCTCTGCGACAGCCTCCCTAAGGGCGGGTTGGGGGGATTCGGCACCCCGCTGGCTACCGCTTTTATCGCAATGGCCGTTGTTTTAGTCACAACCCCCTTTGCCATGAAGTTGGCCCAAAAATTCGGCGCGATGGACGACCCCACCCGCGACGAACGGAGGGTGCACACGCAAGTCACGCCTCGGTGGGGCGGGTTGCCGGTTTGGTTGGGGATTGTTGTGGCATGGGCGGCCGTGTTGCCGTTTGCCTACCCGCAGGTTCCGGTTCCCCCTTATCTCATGTGTGTCTTTGTGGCCAGCCTGATCGTTTTGGCCATGGGTTTGATGGATGATGTCAAACCGCTTTCGGCCAAAGCCCAGCTTTTGATTTTGTTGGCTGCCGGATTCGGCGTGCAGGCGTTGGGGAGCGATGTCGGACGTGTGCATGTCGCCGGAGTCAACTTGGCCGGGCACTGGATCGATTTCGGGTGGTGGTCTTACCCACTGACCGCGGTCTACATCTTTGTGGTCTCAAAAACCATGGACACGATCGACGGCATCGACGGTTTGGCATCGGGGATCGCCACCATCAGTGCGGGAACGATCGGGGTGATCGGCGTGATCGAAGGCCAACCCCGTGTGGCCATTTTGGCGATGGCAGTCGCCGGCGCGTGCCTTGGATTTTTGCGATACAACTACAACCCGGCCAAAATATTCCTTGCCGGAGGCGCGCCGGTCGTCGGGTTCCTCTTGGCCAGTTTGAGCGTGGTCGGCACGATGAAAACGGCCGCCACCCTGGCGCTTGCGATCCCGATCTTTATTTTTGGAATCCCCTTGTTCGACGCGGGGTTCGTCGTGGTCCGGCGGCTGTTGAGCGGCAGCCCGATCTCTAGCCCGGATAAGCGGCATGTCCACCACACACTGCTCAAATTTGGATTCACGCAAAAGCAAGCCGTTTGGATCCTCTACCTGGCTGCCATCGCGCTCAGCGGGGTAATCCTGTTCCTTGTGAGGTCAAATGGCTAA
- a CDS encoding cytidine/deoxycytidylate deaminase family protein — MTERPSWDAYFMQIAHLVKTRATCPRRQVGAVIVRDRRILATGYNGAPRGLSHCPEGGPDHDWPTGCMRAGHCIRSLHAEQNALLQAAMIGVPCDGAGMYVTCQPCNTCAKMIINAGIRQVIYEGDYPDDFSLELFRESGLELFRFDGLGLERVGAAG; from the coding sequence ATGACCGAGCGGCCGAGTTGGGACGCCTACTTCATGCAGATCGCCCACCTTGTCAAAACCCGGGCGACTTGCCCCCGGCGCCAAGTCGGGGCGGTCATCGTCCGCGACCGCCGCATCCTCGCGACCGGCTACAACGGTGCCCCCCGGGGACTCAGCCATTGTCCGGAAGGCGGGCCGGATCACGATTGGCCGACCGGGTGCATGAGGGCCGGGCATTGCATCCGCAGCCTGCATGCGGAGCAAAACGCCCTGCTGCAAGCCGCCATGATCGGTGTCCCTTGCGATGGCGCGGGGATGTACGTGACGTGCCAGCCATGCAACACCTGCGCGAAAATGATCATCAATGCCGGCATTCGGCAGGTGATCTATGAAGGTGATTACCCGGACGATTTTTCTTTAGAGCTTTTCCGGGAATCGGGGTTGGAACTCTTCCGGTTTGATGGCCTGGGCCTGGAGAGGGTAGGGGCCGCCGGGTGA